The genomic interval GGCGGTCCACCCGCCCGACCCGCCCCCGGTACTCCAGCGCTCGCCGACGCCGCCGCTGCACCGGGCCACCTCGTACCTCTTCGAGTCCATGGCCGAGTCGCTGGACCTGCGCGCCGGCCGGCGCAGCGGGTACGTGTACGGCCGGATCGACAACCCGACCGCCGACGCCTTCGCCACCGCCGTCGCCGAGATGGAGGCCGTGAACGTCGCCGGCCCGGTCGAGGGGCAGGCGTTCAACTCGGGGATGGCGGCGATCACGGCGGTGATGCTGGCGGTCACCGGCGCGGGTGCGCACGTGGTGGCACCGCGCGACGCGTACGGCGGCACCTACGGGCTGCTGGACGGCGTGCTCTCCCGGTTCGGTCTGGCCGTCGACTTCGTCGACCCGACCGATCCGGAAGCCGTCCGCGCGGCGATCCGGCCGGAGACCCGGGTGGTGTTCGCGGAGACCCTGGCGAACCCGACGCTCGCGGTGCCGGAGCTGCCGGTACTGGCCGAACTGGCCCACGCGGCCGGCGCGCTCCTGGTGGTGGACTCCACCCTGGCCACCCCGGTGCTGTGCCGGCCGCTGGAGCACGGCGCCGACCTGGTCGTGCACTCCGCGACGAAGTACTTCGGCGGGCACAGCGACGCCGTCGGCGGGGTCGTGGTGGGCCGGCCCGAGCTGATCCGGGAGGTCCGGGCCGCCCGGGTGGCGACCGGCGGGGTGCTCGCGCCGGACCCGGCCTACCTGCTCCGGCGCGGGCTCAGCACCCTGCCGCTGCGGATGGCCCGGCAGTGCGCGACGGCGGCGACGATCGCCGACGCGATGACCAGGCACGACGCGGTCCTCCGGGTGGACTATCCCGGCCTCGGCACCCACCCCAGCCACGACCGGGCCAGTCGGCTCTTCGACGACGAGCGGTTCGGCGCGATCGTGACCCTCACCCTCCGAGGTGGCAAGGAGGCCGGTAGCGTCTTCCTCGACTCGCTCGGACTTGTCGCGATCGGCACCTCCCTCGGCGGCGTCAGCACGGTGGCGCAACACGTCGCGTCGACGACGCACCGCCAGTTGGATCCGCAGGCGCTGGCGGAGGCCGGCATCGGGGCCGGTACGGTGCGTCTCTCGATCGGCCTGGAGGACCCGGCCGACCTGGTCGCGGACCTGCACCGGGCGCTCTGGGCCATCCGAGGCTTTTGGAGGCTGTGATGAGTCACAATCCACTGCTGCTCCCCGCCGACCTGCCGGTGCCGCAGGACGACGGTGCCGCCGACCACCTGCCCGGCCTCCGGATGCCGGCGCTCGCCCTGCCAGCCACCGACGGTGCGGAGATGCGGGTCGACGTGGTACCGCCGGGCGCCACCCGACTGGTCCTGTACGCGTACCCCCGGACCGGCCGGCCCGGGGTGGAGCCGCCGCCGGGCTGGGACCTCATCCCCGGTGCGCGCGGCTGCACCCCGCAGTCGTGCGCCTTCCGGGACCACGCGGCGGAGCTGGGCTCGGCCGGTGCGGCGGTCGCCGGGCTGTCGACCCAGGACACCGGGTACCAGCGAGAGGCGGTGCAGCGGCTGCACCTGCCGTTCCCGTTGCTCAGCGACGTCCACCTGGCGTTGACCCGGGCGCTGCGCCTGCCGACGTTCGAGGTCGCCGGCGTCACCCTGCTGCGCCGGTTGACCCTCGTGGTCCGGGACGGCGTCGTCGAGCACGTCTTCTACCCGGTCTTCCCGCCGGACCGGCACGCCCGGGTCGTGCTCGACTGGCTCGCCGGGCACCCGGTGCGCTGAGGCGCCGGCTCGCGGTGCTGCCGGTTCGCGGTGCGGCCGGTTCGCGGTGCGGCCGGTTCGCGGTGCGGCCGGTTCGCGGTGCTGTCGGCTCGCGTGCGGCTGGTTGGTCGGGGCTCGCGCGGTCAGCACGGCCGGTTCGACCGGCCGTGCTGACCGGTGCCGGCCCTGGTCGCCGACGACGGCGCGGACGCGCGGCTTCTCGTGCTTCCCGGTGGCCCCGGTGCGGGTCGCCGGGAGGTCGCGGGATCCGATTGTGTCGGAATATCGCGGCGGAGATCCGCCCACGACCTGGGCAGTAGTGGAATTCTCGTCGCGTTCCGACGAGAATGCGAGGCGCCGCCCGAGGAGTCCGACGTTTCGGCCCGCGATGTCAATTGAATTCGCCGCCCACGGCAATGCCGTGGCGACCGCGCGAATTGGACCTCAGCTCCCTTGTCGACGCCACCCGGCGGGTGGGACGGGTGCCGCGCCCGCTGCCGGATCCCTTGCCACGGCTGGCCGAACCGCTTCCCGGAGTCCGGTCGGGGATTGACCGCGAAGCCCGTACCACAGGCTCGGCCGGACCGGCTCGAGTCGTGCCGGAACCCATATGACAGCATGGGCACATGAGGCGTATATCGGCGCGCGTCAGCGCCATTACCGAGTCGGCAACCCTCGCTGTCGATGCGCGGGCGAAGGCGATGAAGGCGGCCGGACGGCCGGTCATCCTCTTCGGTGTGGGTGAGCCGGACTTCCCGACCCCCGAATACATTGTCGAGGCGGCTCGACAGGCCTGCGGAAATCCCCGATTCCACCGGTACAGCCCCAGCGGAGGTCTGCCCGAACTGCGCGAGGCGGTGGCGGCGAAGACCCTGCGAGACTCCGGCTACCGGGTGGACCCGTCGCAGGTCCTGATCACCAATGGCGGGAAGCAGGCGGTGTACGAGGCATTCGCGACCCTGCTCGACCCGGGCGACGAGGTGCTGGTCGTCTCGCCGTACTGGACGACCTATCCGGAGGCGATCAGGCTCGCCGGTGGCGTCCAGGTGGACGTGGTGACCGACGAGACGAGCGGCTACCTGGCCACCGTCGAGCAGTTCGAGGCTGCCCGGACGCCCCGCACCAAGGCGCTGCTCTTCGTCTCGCCCTCCAACCCCACCGGGGCGGTCTACCCGCCCGAGCAGGTGGCCGCGATCGGACGGTGGGCGGCCGAGCACGGCCTGTGGGTGGTGACCGACGAGATCTACGAGCACCTGACCTACGGCGGTGTCACCGCGCCCAGCATCGCGACCACCGTGCCGGAGCTCGGCGACCGGGTCGTCGTCCTCAACGGCGTGGCGAAGACCTTCGCGATGACCGGATGGCGGGTCGGCTGGCTCATCGGGCCGAAAGACGTCGTCAAGGCCGCCACGAACCTGCAGTCGCACGCCACGTCCAACGTCACCAACGTCGCCCAGGCGGCGGCGCTCGCCGCGGTCTCCGGCGACCTGAGTGCCGTGGCCCAGATGCGTGCCGCCTTCGACCGCCGCCGCCGGACCATGGTGCAGATGCTCAACGGGATTCCCGGGATCGTCTGCCCCGAGCCGCAGGGCGCCTTCTACGTGTACCCGAGCGTGCGCGGCTTGCTCGGCCGTGAGATCGCGGGCCGCCGGCCGGCGAGCAGTGCCGAGCTGGCGGAGGTGCTGCTCGAGGAGGCGGAGATCGCGGTGGTGCCGGGCGAGGCGTTCGGTACCCCGGGCTACTTCCGCTTCTCCTACGCGCTCAGCGACGACGACCTGGCCGAGGGGCTGACCCGGCTCGCCAAGCTGGTCGCGTCGGCCTGATGCCCGTGCTGTCGTGATCGTCCGTGGACGCCAGCGGTGTCCGGCGTCGACGGACGATCACGTCAGGTTCGTACCACCTCGGCCAGCAGTGGACCGATGGTCGCGAGCGCCTCGACGTTCAGCAGACGGTGGTGGGTCGACGCCACGTCGTGCACCACGATCTCCCCGCTGACGTACGGGCGCCACGCCCCGGGATCGCGCTCGCCAGCGGCCTCGTCCGCCGCGGCGCGGAAGAAGACCAGGTCGCCGCGGTAGATCCGGCCCGAGACCGAGCCGGCGAGCGCCGAGTTCTCGGCGAACGCCCGGGCCAGGGCGGGTACGGCCCGCTCCGGCAGGTCCGCAAGCGCCCCGCCCGGGCGGCGGATCGCGGTCAGTACGTCCGCCGGTGCCGGTGCCGGCCCGACCCCGTCGTCGAGGCCGAGGGAGGCGAGCAGCCGGCGCAGGTTCTCCGGGTCGTCCGGATGCAGCGCGCC from Plantactinospora sp. BC1 carries:
- a CDS encoding peroxiredoxin — its product is MSHNPLLLPADLPVPQDDGAADHLPGLRMPALALPATDGAEMRVDVVPPGATRLVLYAYPRTGRPGVEPPPGWDLIPGARGCTPQSCAFRDHAAELGSAGAAVAGLSTQDTGYQREAVQRLHLPFPLLSDVHLALTRALRLPTFEVAGVTLLRRLTLVVRDGVVEHVFYPVFPPDRHARVVLDWLAGHPVR
- a CDS encoding PLP-dependent aspartate aminotransferase family protein; the encoded protein is MRPRTAPATRAVHPPDPPPVLQRSPTPPLHRATSYLFESMAESLDLRAGRRSGYVYGRIDNPTADAFATAVAEMEAVNVAGPVEGQAFNSGMAAITAVMLAVTGAGAHVVAPRDAYGGTYGLLDGVLSRFGLAVDFVDPTDPEAVRAAIRPETRVVFAETLANPTLAVPELPVLAELAHAAGALLVVDSTLATPVLCRPLEHGADLVVHSATKYFGGHSDAVGGVVVGRPELIREVRAARVATGGVLAPDPAYLLRRGLSTLPLRMARQCATAATIADAMTRHDAVLRVDYPGLGTHPSHDRASRLFDDERFGAIVTLTLRGGKEAGSVFLDSLGLVAIGTSLGGVSTVAQHVASTTHRQLDPQALAEAGIGAGTVRLSIGLEDPADLVADLHRALWAIRGFWRL
- a CDS encoding pyridoxal phosphate-dependent aminotransferase translates to MRRISARVSAITESATLAVDARAKAMKAAGRPVILFGVGEPDFPTPEYIVEAARQACGNPRFHRYSPSGGLPELREAVAAKTLRDSGYRVDPSQVLITNGGKQAVYEAFATLLDPGDEVLVVSPYWTTYPEAIRLAGGVQVDVVTDETSGYLATVEQFEAARTPRTKALLFVSPSNPTGAVYPPEQVAAIGRWAAEHGLWVVTDEIYEHLTYGGVTAPSIATTVPELGDRVVVLNGVAKTFAMTGWRVGWLIGPKDVVKAATNLQSHATSNVTNVAQAAALAAVSGDLSAVAQMRAAFDRRRRTMVQMLNGIPGIVCPEPQGAFYVYPSVRGLLGREIAGRRPASSAELAEVLLEEAEIAVVPGEAFGTPGYFRFSYALSDDDLAEGLTRLAKLVASA